A region from the Altererythrobacter sp. H2 genome encodes:
- a CDS encoding relaxase domain-containing protein yields MVATIGAIGSSAAASSYYEADDYYADGGISPSEWQGEGAKALCLSGEVNRETFRAILDGALPHLRHAYVQTAHAAQGQTAERVLIHADSRSANLVDQKMLYVALSRAKSEAIVVTDDKARLIRAIHERAGEKQTAMEVSAPEAAKTKSLGAGLG; encoded by the coding sequence ATGGTCGCCACCATCGGCGCGATCGGCAGTTCGGCAGCCGCCTCCAGCTACTATGAGGCCGACGATTACTACGCCGATGGTGGTATCTCCCCCAGCGAATGGCAGGGCGAAGGTGCCAAGGCCTTGTGTCTGTCGGGCGAGGTCAACCGCGAGACCTTCCGCGCCATCCTTGATGGCGCGCTGCCTCATCTGCGCCATGCCTATGTCCAGACCGCCCACGCAGCCCAAGGCCAGACCGCCGAGCGCGTCCTGATCCATGCAGACAGCCGCTCCGCCAATCTGGTCGATCAGAAGATGCTCTATGTCGCGCTGTCGCGCGCGAAGTCCGAAGCCATTGTCGTAACCGACGACAAGGCGCGGCTGATCCGCGCCATCCACGAACGCGCGGGCGAGAAGCAGACCGCCATGGAAGTCAGTGCTCCGGAAGCCGCGAAGACGAAGTCTCTGGGGGCTGGTCTCGGCTGA
- a CDS encoding ArdC family protein, with the protein MATNAAASIYETITNQIIVALERGTGDYTLPWHRSSAPLTRPVNAVTRKAYRGVNVLALWASAEAQEFGHGLWATYRQWQSLGAQVRKGEKASPIVFYKVLDKPGDSDDEAREGAGRIFAQGSHVFNVAQVEGYALPEVPDAEAFDPIPDVEAFIAGTKAAIRIQGESAHYTPSTDTITMPDRERFFTTTTASAEQNWYAILLHELVHWTGADHRLARTFGKRFGDEAYAMEELVAELGSAFMCCDLGLSVTPRPDHACYLASWLKVLKGDNRAIFTAASAAAKAAEWLGEA; encoded by the coding sequence ATGGCCACCAACGCAGCAGCCAGCATCTACGAAACCATCACCAACCAGATCATCGTCGCGCTGGAGCGTGGCACCGGCGATTACACCCTTCCCTGGCACCGCAGCAGTGCCCCGCTGACCCGGCCCGTCAATGCGGTCACCCGCAAGGCATATCGCGGCGTAAATGTCCTCGCCCTCTGGGCCAGCGCCGAGGCGCAGGAGTTCGGGCATGGCCTCTGGGCGACCTATCGCCAGTGGCAGTCACTAGGCGCGCAGGTCCGCAAGGGCGAGAAGGCCTCGCCCATCGTGTTCTACAAGGTTCTGGACAAGCCCGGGGACAGCGATGACGAGGCGCGCGAGGGCGCGGGCCGGATCTTCGCGCAAGGCTCGCATGTGTTCAACGTCGCGCAGGTCGAGGGCTATGCCTTGCCCGAGGTGCCGGACGCCGAGGCCTTTGATCCCATCCCCGATGTTGAGGCCTTCATCGCGGGCACGAAGGCAGCCATCCGCATTCAGGGAGAGAGCGCCCACTACACGCCCTCCACCGACACGATCACCATGCCTGACCGTGAGCGGTTCTTCACTACCACCACCGCCAGCGCCGAGCAGAACTGGTATGCCATCCTGCTCCACGAGCTGGTCCACTGGACCGGGGCCGATCACCGTCTCGCCCGCACCTTCGGCAAGCGCTTTGGCGACGAGGCCTATGCCATGGAAGAGCTGGTCGCGGAGCTTGGCTCAGCCTTCATGTGCTGCGATCTTGGCCTGTCGGTCACCCCGCGTCCGGATCATGCTTGCTACCTCGCCAGCTGGCTGAAAGTGCTCAAGGGCGACAACCGGGCGATCTTCACCGCCGCCAGCGCGGCGGCGAAGGCGGCGGAGTGGTTGGGGGAGGCATAG
- a CDS encoding type I restriction endonuclease subunit R has product MTTAESTIERELISKLEELKYEYRPDIRDRAALEQNFRQKFEALNRVRLTDTEFQRLLESITTPDVFAAANILRGYSSFERDDGTPLNYTLVNIKDWCKNTFEVVNQLRINTDNSHHRYDVILLINGVPAVQIELKTMAVSPRRAMQQIVDYKTDPGNGYGKTLLCFIQIFVVSNRTDTWYFANNNARQFSFNADERFLPIYQFASEDNKKVTHLDSFAEKFLAKCTLGQMVSRYMVLVASEQKLMMMRPYQIYAVKAIVECIHQNCGNGYVWHTTGSGKTLTSFKASTLLKDNDDIAKCLFVVDRKDLDRQTREEFNRFQEGCVEENTNTETLVRRLLSDDRADKVIVTTIQKLGLALDDTNRRQFNKTQTYKERLEPLRDERIAIIFDECHRSQFGDNHKAIKEFFPKAQLFGFTGTPIFEQNASYQQVEGEQGSYRTTDDLFQRSLHQYTITHAIEDRNVLRFHIDYYKPEGEKLPKPGEALKKEKVIETILAKHNAATASRKFNAVLATSSINDAIDYYEKFAKIQAQRQAADPEFQPLKISCVFSPPAEGNKDVQQIQEDLPQEKADNAQDPEAKKAALKAIISDYNDRYGTNHKIGEFDLYYQDVQKRIKDQQFPNADLPHKGAEKIDIVIVVDMLLTGFDSKFLNTLYVDKNLKHHGLIQAFSRTNRVLNDTKPYGNILDFRQQQAAVEEAIALFSGEKIDNPKQIWLVDPAPKVIENLQNAMQTLGAFMESQGLSNAPEDVPNLKGDAARGQFITLFKEVQRLKTQLDQYTDLSEEQAEAIGQAVPTDALQGFRSMYLETAKRLKEKQDKPGGADDPVVEQLDFEFVLFASAVIDYDYIMGLIARYTQNLPGKMKMSREQLIGLIQSDAKFIDEREDIAEYIRGLSADQPLDEKEIRAGYERFKAAKKVQALTAIAEKHRVDAAALQAFVDVVLRRRIFDGDGLSDLMAPLELGWKARTEAELALVEDLAPLLHKLAQGREISGLSAYEQ; this is encoded by the coding sequence ATGACGACAGCCGAAAGTACCATTGAACGGGAACTGATTTCCAAGCTTGAAGAGCTCAAATACGAATATCGCCCAGATATCCGTGACCGGGCGGCGCTGGAGCAAAACTTTCGCCAGAAGTTCGAAGCCCTCAACCGTGTCCGCCTCACCGACACCGAATTTCAGCGTCTGCTGGAGAGCATCACCACACCCGACGTGTTCGCCGCCGCCAACATCCTGCGCGGGTACAGCAGCTTTGAGCGCGATGATGGCACACCGCTCAACTACACCTTGGTCAACATCAAGGATTGGTGCAAAAACACCTTCGAGGTGGTCAACCAGCTCCGCATCAACACGGATAACAGCCACCATCGCTATGACGTGATCCTGCTCATCAACGGCGTGCCTGCCGTGCAGATCGAGCTGAAGACGATGGCCGTCAGCCCCCGCCGCGCCATGCAGCAGATCGTCGATTACAAGACCGATCCGGGCAATGGATATGGCAAAACCCTGCTTTGCTTCATCCAGATTTTCGTCGTCAGCAACCGCACCGACACCTGGTATTTCGCCAACAACAACGCGCGCCAGTTCAGCTTCAATGCCGATGAGCGGTTCCTGCCGATCTATCAGTTCGCCAGCGAGGATAACAAGAAGGTCACGCATCTCGACAGCTTTGCCGAGAAATTCCTGGCGAAGTGCACGCTTGGCCAGATGGTCAGCCGCTACATGGTGCTGGTCGCCAGCGAGCAGAAGCTGATGATGATGCGGCCCTACCAAATCTATGCCGTAAAGGCGATTGTGGAGTGTATCCACCAGAACTGCGGTAACGGCTATGTCTGGCACACCACCGGCAGCGGGAAGACGCTGACATCCTTCAAGGCCTCTACCTTGCTCAAGGATAACGATGACATCGCCAAATGCCTGTTCGTCGTAGACCGGAAGGACCTTGACCGGCAGACGCGGGAGGAATTCAACCGCTTTCAGGAAGGCTGCGTTGAGGAAAACACCAACACCGAAACTTTGGTGCGCCGCCTGTTATCGGACGACCGGGCCGACAAGGTCATTGTCACCACCATCCAGAAGCTGGGCTTGGCGCTCGACGATACCAATCGCCGCCAGTTCAACAAGACCCAGACCTACAAGGAACGGTTGGAGCCGCTGCGTGACGAGCGCATCGCGATCATTTTCGACGAATGCCACCGCTCGCAGTTCGGGGACAATCACAAGGCCATCAAGGAGTTCTTCCCCAAAGCCCAGCTTTTCGGGTTCACCGGCACGCCCATTTTTGAGCAGAACGCCAGCTATCAGCAGGTTGAGGGCGAACAGGGCAGCTATCGGACCACGGACGACCTGTTCCAGCGCAGCCTGCACCAATACACCATTACCCACGCCATTGAGGACCGCAACGTCCTGCGGTTCCACATCGACTACTATAAGCCTGAAGGGGAAAAGCTGCCCAAGCCCGGCGAGGCGTTGAAAAAAGAGAAGGTCATCGAAACGATCCTGGCCAAGCACAACGCCGCCACCGCCAGCCGCAAATTCAATGCCGTGCTGGCCACCAGCTCGATCAACGATGCCATCGATTACTATGAAAAGTTCGCGAAGATTCAGGCGCAGCGCCAAGCTGCCGATCCAGAGTTTCAGCCCCTGAAAATTTCCTGCGTCTTTTCACCGCCCGCCGAAGGCAACAAGGACGTGCAGCAGATTCAGGAAGATCTGCCGCAGGAAAAGGCCGACAATGCCCAGGACCCGGAAGCCAAGAAGGCCGCGCTGAAGGCGATCATCAGCGATTACAACGACCGTTACGGCACCAATCACAAGATTGGCGAGTTCGACCTGTATTATCAGGACGTGCAAAAGCGCATCAAGGATCAGCAATTCCCCAATGCCGATTTGCCGCACAAGGGCGCGGAGAAGATCGACATTGTCATCGTGGTGGACATGCTGCTGACCGGCTTTGATTCCAAGTTCCTGAACACGCTCTACGTGGACAAGAATCTGAAGCACCACGGGCTGATTCAGGCATTTTCGCGCACCAACCGCGTGCTGAATGACACCAAGCCTTATGGCAACATCCTCGATTTCCGGCAGCAGCAGGCGGCGGTGGAAGAGGCGATTGCCCTTTTTTCCGGCGAGAAGATCGATAATCCCAAGCAAATCTGGCTGGTCGATCCCGCGCCCAAGGTGATCGAGAATCTGCAAAACGCCATGCAGACGCTGGGCGCGTTCATGGAATCGCAGGGTCTGTCCAACGCGCCGGAAGACGTGCCCAACTTGAAGGGCGATGCCGCGCGCGGGCAGTTCATTACCTTGTTCAAGGAAGTGCAGCGCCTGAAGACCCAGCTCGATCAATACACCGATCTGAGCGAGGAGCAGGCGGAAGCGATTGGCCAGGCTGTGCCGACCGATGCCTTGCAGGGCTTCCGCAGCATGTATCTGGAAACCGCCAAGCGGCTGAAGGAAAAGCAGGACAAACCCGGCGGCGCAGACGATCCGGTGGTGGAGCAGCTCGATTTTGAGTTCGTGCTCTTCGCCTCTGCCGTCATTGATTATGACTACATCATGGGGCTGATTGCCCGCTATACGCAGAACTTGCCCGGCAAGATGAAGATGAGCCGCGAGCAGCTAATTGGCCTGATCCAGTCCGATGCCAAGTTCATCGACGAGCGCGAGGATATTGCCGAGTATATTCGCGGCCTGTCCGCGGATCAGCCGCTGGACGAAAAGGAAATCCGGGCCGGTTACGAACGGTTCAAGGCCGCGAAGAAGGTGCAGGCGCTGACAGCGATTGCCGAGAAGCACCGGGTGGACGCGGCAGCGCTGCAAGCCTTTGTCGACGTCGTGCTGCGCCGCCGGATTTTCGATGGCGATGGTCTCAGCGATCTAATGGCCCCGCTGGAGCTTGGCTGGAAAGCGAGGACAGAGGCCGAACTGGCTCTGGTGGAAGACCTTGCCCCCTTGCTCCACAAGCTGGCCCAAGGCCGCGAGATTTCGGGGCTGAGCGCATATGAACAGTAA
- a CDS encoding restriction endonuclease subunit S has translation MNSKGAGAVTGEQDRKGGFLPKLRFPEFSGDWNPTELTPYLKEHSERVPSSTSVPIYSSTRSGLKPQNEYFDGVNLANDGEYRIVPEGYFTFRHMSDDGTFKFNVNNTSSAIAVSKEYPVFTAVGLSAEFLLYILNNSADFARFALMQKKGGTRTRLYLSTLRTWTPLLPSIGEQKKIADCLSSIDALIAAEAEKLEALKDHKKGLMQHLFPAPGETTPRLRFPEFRDAADWHDKPLDAVCEMKAGKFVAAADISEQPKDGLHPCYGGNGLRGYTRTYTHSGQFSLIGRQGALCGNVNFVMGEFHATEHAIVTKPKAGILGDWLYHALVRLNLNDFATGQAQPGLSVDVLEKVLCPTPRDEHEQQLIATCMSSADSVIAAQADRVAALRVHKSGLMQQFFPSQDKTEA, from the coding sequence ATGAACAGTAAGGGCGCGGGCGCGGTGACGGGCGAGCAGGATCGGAAGGGCGGGTTTTTGCCGAAGCTGCGTTTTCCGGAATTCAGTGGTGATTGGAATCCAACGGAACTGACGCCCTATCTGAAGGAACATAGCGAGCGTGTTCCTTCGTCAACAAGCGTACCGATTTACAGCTCTACCCGGTCTGGGCTTAAGCCCCAGAATGAGTATTTCGACGGGGTAAATCTGGCCAATGATGGCGAATATCGTATTGTCCCAGAGGGTTATTTCACCTTTCGACATATGAGCGACGACGGTACGTTCAAGTTCAATGTGAATAACACGTCGAGTGCCATCGCCGTGAGCAAGGAGTATCCCGTTTTCACGGCAGTCGGCCTATCTGCTGAGTTCCTGCTGTATATTCTGAACAATAGCGCTGATTTCGCTCGATTTGCATTGATGCAGAAAAAGGGCGGGACCAGAACAAGGCTATATTTAAGCACTCTGCGAACGTGGACGCCGTTGCTCCCCTCCATTGGCGAACAGAAGAAAATCGCCGATTGCCTGTCGTCTATCGATGCGCTGATTGCCGCCGAGGCGGAGAAGCTGGAGGCGCTGAAGGACCACAAAAAGGGCCTGATGCAGCATCTTTTCCCCGCCCCCGGCGAAACCACCCCCCGCCTCCGCTTCCCCGAATTTCGGGACGCGGCAGATTGGCACGACAAGCCGCTCGATGCAGTTTGTGAAATGAAGGCTGGGAAGTTCGTGGCAGCAGCGGATATCTCTGAACAACCAAAAGATGGCCTCCACCCCTGTTATGGGGGGAATGGATTGCGTGGTTACACGCGGACGTACACTCATTCAGGACAGTTCTCGCTCATTGGCCGCCAGGGAGCGCTATGCGGCAACGTTAATTTTGTGATGGGTGAATTTCACGCTACCGAACATGCCATTGTCACTAAGCCTAAAGCGGGGATTCTGGGCGACTGGCTCTATCACGCGCTTGTGCGTCTGAACTTGAATGATTTCGCTACTGGTCAGGCTCAGCCCGGCTTGTCGGTTGATGTGCTAGAAAAGGTTTTGTGTCCGACCCCTCGAGACGAGCATGAACAGCAGCTTATTGCTACGTGCATGTCCTCTGCTGATAGCGTGATCGCCGCACAAGCTGACAGGGTCGCGGCGCTAAGAGTCCACAAGAGTGGCCTGATGCAACAGTTTTTCCCATCTCAAGATAAGACCGAAGCATGA
- a CDS encoding AAA family ATPase yields MSHLDIATEIRDAKEQIFVVYAFNATGKTRLSVAYKDVTKEESGSHTGVYYNAYSEDIFMWQNDSANEGAPIQLDIRKSSLNKFHASLSEDDIRNKLNRYKPSYRFEFINYENPEDGIQSILFFYEEADPDDPNSISKIPIKISRGEERIFIWCFFLALFEVEGWADRQSSHFFIDDPVSSLDDHNIFITASTLFDLIEENFEKRKLIITTHHIGFFAILADWLTKGEKASKFKKLAKVCMLSAKDGEISLEKSTNDVFLYHLRLLQLLEQAQASNQVKAFHFALLRQALENIASFLGVGQFGYVLRQIGIDDDAKLANIINTLSHKKVYYFESDELNPDNRDMFDEVFNRLKERYNFVLHAPKQVAVQ; encoded by the coding sequence ATGAGCCACCTAGACATCGCAACAGAAATTCGAGACGCAAAAGAACAAATTTTCGTGGTCTACGCGTTCAACGCCACAGGTAAGACGCGGCTATCCGTAGCCTACAAGGACGTCACTAAGGAGGAAAGCGGATCTCATACTGGCGTCTACTATAATGCCTATAGCGAAGATATTTTCATGTGGCAGAACGATTCGGCGAACGAGGGTGCCCCGATTCAACTAGACATTCGGAAAAGTAGCTTGAATAAATTTCACGCTTCGCTTTCCGAGGACGATATTCGTAATAAATTAAACAGATACAAACCAAGCTATCGGTTTGAGTTCATAAATTACGAAAATCCCGAGGATGGTATTCAATCTATACTGTTCTTTTATGAGGAGGCTGATCCTGACGATCCAAATAGCATATCTAAGATTCCTATAAAAATTTCCAGAGGTGAAGAAAGAATTTTTATTTGGTGTTTCTTTCTTGCACTGTTTGAGGTTGAAGGTTGGGCGGACAGGCAATCATCCCACTTTTTCATAGATGATCCAGTTTCCAGCTTGGATGATCATAATATATTCATTACCGCCTCGACATTGTTTGATCTGATCGAAGAAAATTTCGAGAAGCGAAAGCTGATCATAACAACTCACCATATTGGTTTCTTTGCCATTCTGGCCGACTGGCTGACAAAAGGAGAGAAGGCTAGCAAGTTCAAGAAGCTAGCAAAGGTATGCATGTTGAGCGCGAAGGATGGAGAAATTTCTCTAGAAAAGAGCACCAATGACGTATTTCTATATCATTTGCGCCTACTTCAACTGCTAGAGCAAGCACAAGCAAGCAATCAGGTGAAGGCCTTTCATTTTGCCTTGCTACGGCAAGCACTTGAAAACATTGCATCCTTCTTGGGGGTTGGCCAATTTGGATACGTGCTTCGACAAATTGGAATTGATGATGATGCGAAATTGGCCAACATCATAAATACCCTTTCTCACAAGAAAGTATATTATTTCGAGAGCGACGAGCTAAATCCGGACAATAGAGATATGTTCGATGAAGTCTTTAACAGGCTCAAGGAAAGGTACAATTTTGTCCTCCATGCACCCAAGCAGGTAGCCGTCCAATGA
- a CDS encoding type I restriction-modification system subunit M encodes MTDQDQKQLGRTLWTIADTLRGAMNADDFRDYMLAFLFLRYLSDNYEIASAKELGSDYPKLKFEDKRTPLSIWYAENPEDTAAFEKQMRRKVHYVIRPEYLWTSIAELARKQDVELLDTLQKGLEYIETESFASTFRGLFSEINLASDKLGKVYAERNATLCKIITEIAKGLREFSTDSDTLGDAYEYLIGQFAAGSGKKAGEFYTPQFVSDILSQIVTLDGQEPATGPRVHMDSLMDFACGSGSLLLNVRHRMGTHGIGKIFGQEKNITTYNLARMNMLLHGVKDTEFEIFHGDTLTNDWDILRETNPAKMPRFDAVVANPPFSYRWDPTEALGEDVRFKNYGLAPKSAADFAFLLHGFHYLKADGVMAIILPHGVLFRGGKEAEIRRKLLQDGHIDTVIGLPANLFYSTGIPVCILVLKKCKKPDDVLFVPRQHLWHRLEVVI; translated from the coding sequence ATGACCGACCAAGACCAAAAGCAACTGGGAAGGACGCTTTGGACCATCGCCGACACATTGCGCGGGGCGATGAACGCGGATGACTTCCGCGATTATATGTTGGCGTTCCTGTTCCTGCGCTACCTGTCGGACAACTACGAAATAGCATCCGCGAAGGAACTGGGTTCGGACTATCCCAAGCTGAAATTCGAAGACAAGCGCACGCCTCTTTCGATCTGGTATGCGGAAAATCCCGAGGACACGGCAGCTTTTGAAAAGCAGATGCGCCGCAAGGTGCATTATGTCATCCGCCCGGAATATCTCTGGACCAGCATCGCGGAGCTTGCGCGGAAGCAAGACGTAGAGCTGCTCGACACCCTTCAGAAGGGGTTGGAGTATATCGAGACGGAATCCTTCGCCAGCACGTTCCGGGGCCTGTTTTCGGAAATCAATTTGGCGTCGGACAAGCTCGGCAAGGTCTATGCCGAGCGCAATGCCACCCTATGCAAAATCATTACCGAGATCGCCAAGGGGCTGAGGGAGTTTTCGACCGACAGCGATACGCTGGGCGATGCCTATGAATATCTGATTGGCCAGTTCGCCGCAGGCTCTGGCAAGAAGGCGGGGGAATTCTACACCCCGCAGTTCGTGTCTGACATCCTATCGCAGATCGTCACGCTGGACGGGCAGGAGCCAGCCACCGGCCCGCGCGTCCACATGGACAGCCTGATGGATTTCGCCTGCGGCTCGGGCTCGCTGCTGCTCAACGTGCGCCACCGGATGGGCACGCACGGGATCGGCAAGATTTTTGGGCAGGAAAAGAACATCACCACCTACAACCTGGCGCGCATGAATATGCTGCTGCACGGGGTGAAGGATACCGAGTTCGAGATTTTCCACGGCGACACGCTGACCAATGACTGGGACATCTTGCGCGAAACGAACCCGGCCAAGATGCCGCGTTTCGATGCCGTGGTCGCCAACCCGCCGTTCAGCTATCGCTGGGACCCAACTGAAGCGCTGGGTGAGGACGTGCGGTTCAAGAACTACGGCCTTGCGCCAAAGTCCGCCGCCGACTTTGCTTTTCTGTTGCATGGCTTCCACTACCTCAAGGCCGATGGCGTCATGGCCATCATCCTGCCCCATGGCGTGCTGTTCCGGGGCGGCAAGGAAGCTGAAATCCGCAGGAAGCTGCTCCAGGACGGCCATATCGACACCGTCATCGGTCTGCCCGCCAACCTGTTCTATTCCACCGGCATCCCTGTGTGCATCCTGGTGCTGAAGAAGTGCAAGAAGCCTGATGACGTGCTGTTTGTCCCCCGTCAGCACCTATGGCACAGATTAGAGGTTGTGATTTAA
- a CDS encoding IS3 family transposase (programmed frameshift) has product MKPKSSKPKLPAEQVVKDIRRKTRRHFSAEDKIRIVLDGLRGDDSIAELCRREGIAQSLYYTWSKEFMEAGKRRLAGDTARAATTDEVKDLRREARDLKECVADLTLENRLLKKHDRGWGRRRMRYPASEKLEIIRIVEQSHLPAKRTLDQLGVARRTFYRWYDRYLEGGPEALQDRPSAPSRVWNRIGPEVQDQIVEMALEQTDLSPRELAVRFTDEKRYFVSEATVYRLLKAHDLITSPAYTVIKAAEAFHTQTSRPNEMWQTDFTYFKIIGWGWVYLSTVLDDYSRYIIAWKLCTTMRAEDVTDTLDMALAASGCNHANVLHRPRLLSDNGPSYIAGELAEYIEANRMSHVRGAPFHPQTQGKIERWHQTLKNRVLLENYFLPGDLQQQIEAFVEHYNHQRYHESLDNVTPADAYFGRAAAIIKRRERIKRKTLEHRRLQHCKLAA; this is encoded by the exons ATGAAGCCCAAATCCTCAAAGCCCAAATTGCCTGCCGAGCAGGTGGTGAAGGACATCCGCCGCAAGACCCGTCGGCATTTCTCTGCTGAAGACAAGATCCGCATCGTGCTCGATGGCCTACGCGGCGATGACTCCATTGCCGAGCTGTGCCGCCGTGAAGGGATCGCACAGAGCCTGTATTACACCTGGTCCAAGGAGTTCATGGAGGCCGGCAAGCGCAGGCTTGCTGGCGATACAGCCCGTGCTGCTACCACCGACGAGGTAAAGGATCTGCGCCGTGAAGCGCGCGATCTGAAGGAATGCGTGGCGGACCTGACGCTGGAGAACCGTCTGCTC AAAAAGCATGATCGCGGATGGGGGAGACGACGAATGAGGTATCCCGCATCCGAGAAGCTGGAGATCATCAGGATCGTCGAGCAGTCGCACCTGCCCGCCAAGCGTACGCTGGACCAGCTCGGCGTGGCACGGCGGACCTTCTATCGCTGGTATGACCGCTACCTCGAAGGTGGGCCGGAGGCGCTCCAGGACCGTCCTTCAGCGCCGAGCCGGGTGTGGAACCGTATTGGGCCCGAGGTGCAGGACCAGATCGTCGAGATGGCTCTGGAGCAGACCGATCTCAGTCCCCGCGAGCTGGCGGTGCGCTTCACCGACGAGAAGCGCTACTTCGTGTCCGAAGCCACGGTTTACCGGCTGCTGAAGGCCCATGATCTGATCACCAGCCCGGCCTACACGGTGATCAAGGCGGCAGAGGCGTTCCACACGCAGACCTCTCGACCCAATGAGATGTGGCAGACGGATTTTACCTACTTCAAGATCATCGGATGGGGCTGGGTCTATCTCTCGACCGTGCTCGACGATTACTCACGCTACATCATCGCCTGGAAGCTCTGCACCACCATGCGAGCCGAGGACGTCACTGACACGCTCGATATGGCGCTGGCAGCTTCAGGCTGCAACCACGCCAACGTGCTGCACAGGCCCCGCCTGCTGTCGGACAATGGCCCCAGCTACATTGCCGGGGAACTAGCCGAATACATCGAGGCAAACAGGATGAGCCATGTGCGCGGCGCTCCCTTCCATCCGCAGACGCAGGGCAAGATCGAACGCTGGCACCAGACCCTGAAGAACCGCGTGCTGCTGGAAAACTACTTCCTGCCCGGCGATCTCCAACAGCAGATCGAGGCCTTCGTCGAGCACTATAACCACCAGCGCTACCACGAGAGCCTGGACAATGTGACACCCGCCGATGCCTACTTCGGCAGGGCTGCCGCCATCATCAAACGAAGAGAAAGGATCAAGCGAAAGACACTCGAACATCGGCGCTTGCAACACTGCAAGCTCGCCGCCTAA
- a CDS encoding DUF1778 domain-containing protein: MAHATQRKDHPLSMRLADADIAIIDRAASLRGRSRTEFMRDAAVRTAEEVIMENTLIRMSPEGFAAFVDMLDRPAKPVPEMVELLNRPAPWESKPAAE; the protein is encoded by the coding sequence ATGGCTCACGCGACACAGCGCAAGGATCATCCGCTTTCGATGCGGCTTGCCGATGCCGACATTGCGATCATCGACCGCGCGGCGAGCCTGCGGGGGCGGTCACGCACCGAATTCATGCGCGATGCGGCGGTGCGTACGGCAGAAGAGGTGATCATGGAGAACACGCTCATTCGCATGTCGCCCGAAGGTTTCGCCGCCTTCGTCGACATGCTCGACCGCCCGGCGAAGCCCGTGCCGGAAATGGTCGAGTTGCTGAATCGGCCTGCTCCGTGGGAATCAAAGCCTGCTGCCGAATAG